In one Pseudomonas sp. 31-12 genomic region, the following are encoded:
- the ileS gene encoding isoleucine--tRNA ligase — protein sequence MTDYKATLNLPDTAFPMKAGLPQREPQILQRWDSIGLYGKLREIGKDRPKFVLHDGPPYANGTIHIGHALNKILKDMIIRSKTLSGFDAPYVPGWDCHGLPIEHKVEVTHGKNLGADKTRELCRAYATEQIEGQKSEFIRLGVLGDFANPYKTMDFKNEAGEIRALAEIVKGGFVFKGLKPVNWCFDCGSALAEAEVEYENKKSSTIDVAFPIADEAKLAAAFGLASLAKPASIVIWTTTPWTIPANQALNVHPEFNYALVDVGDKLLVLAEELVESCLARYSLEGSVIATTTGKELELINFRHPFYDRLSPVYLADYVELGAGTGVVHSAPAYGVDDFVTCKKYGMVNDDILNPVQSNGVYVTSLEFFGGQFIWKANPAIVDKLTEVGALLHTTIIEHSYMHCWRHKTPLIYRATAQWFIGMDKEPVSGDTLRKRALKAIEETQFVPAWGQARLHSMIANRPDWCISRQRNWGVPIPFFLNKESGELHPRTAELMEEVAKRVEVEGIEAWFKMDAAELLGDEAPQYDKISDTLDVWFDSGTTHWHVLRGSHPMGHETGPRADLYLEGSDQHRGWFHSSLLTGCAIDNHAPYRELLTHGFTVDESGRKMSKSLGNVIAPQKVNDTLGADIMRLWVASTDYSGEMAVSDQILQRSADAYRRIRNTARFLLSNLTGFNPATDILPAEEMLALDRWAVDRTLLLQRELQEHYGEYRFWNVYSKIHNFCVQELGGFYLDIIKDRQYTTGANSKARRSAQTALYHISEALVRWIAPILAFTADELWEYLPGERNESVMLNTWYEGLTELPDNVELGRAYWERIMAVKVAVNKEMEIQRAAKAVGGNLQAEVTLFAEDALSADLAQLSNELRFVLITSTASVAPFVQAPADAVVTEVSGLKLKIVKSAFAKCARCWHCREDVGVNPEHPEICGRCVDNISGAGEVRHYA from the coding sequence ATGACCGACTATAAAGCCACGCTAAACCTTCCGGACACCGCCTTCCCAATGAAGGCCGGCCTGCCTCAGCGCGAACCGCAGATCCTGCAGCGCTGGGACAGCATTGGCCTGTACGGTAAGTTGCGCGAGATTGGCAAGGATCGTCCGAAGTTTGTCCTGCACGACGGTCCTCCGTATGCCAACGGCACGATTCACATCGGTCATGCGTTGAACAAGATTCTCAAGGACATGATCATCCGCTCGAAAACCCTGTCGGGTTTCGACGCGCCTTATGTTCCGGGTTGGGACTGCCACGGCCTGCCGATCGAGCACAAAGTCGAAGTGACCCACGGCAAAAACCTGGGCGCGGACAAAACCCGCGAACTGTGCCGCGCCTATGCCACCGAGCAGATCGAAGGGCAGAAATCCGAATTCATCCGTCTGGGCGTGCTGGGCGACTTCGCCAACCCGTACAAGACCATGGATTTCAAGAACGAAGCTGGTGAAATCCGCGCTTTGGCCGAAATCGTCAAGGGCGGTTTCGTGTTCAAGGGCTTGAAGCCTGTGAACTGGTGCTTCGATTGCGGTTCGGCCCTGGCTGAAGCGGAAGTCGAGTACGAGAACAAAAAGTCCTCGACTATCGACGTGGCTTTCCCGATTGCCGATGAAGCCAAACTGGCTGCCGCTTTCGGTCTGGCGTCCCTGGCCAAGCCTGCTTCGATCGTGATCTGGACCACCACCCCGTGGACCATCCCGGCCAACCAGGCGCTGAACGTTCACCCGGAATTCAACTACGCCCTGGTCGATGTCGGCGACAAACTGCTGGTGCTGGCTGAAGAACTGGTCGAGTCGTGCCTGGCCCGTTACAGCCTGGAAGGCTCGGTCATCGCGACCACCACCGGTAAAGAACTGGAACTGATCAACTTCCGTCACCCGTTCTACGATCGTCTGTCGCCGGTTTACCTGGCCGACTACGTTGAACTGGGCGCTGGCACCGGCGTGGTTCACTCCGCTCCGGCGTACGGCGTGGACGACTTCGTGACCTGCAAGAAATACGGCATGGTCAACGACGACATTCTCAACCCGGTACAGAGCAACGGCGTTTACGTGACATCGCTGGAGTTCTTCGGCGGCCAGTTCATCTGGAAAGCCAACCCGGCCATCGTCGACAAGCTGACCGAAGTCGGCGCGCTGCTGCACACCACCATCATCGAACACAGCTACATGCACTGCTGGCGTCACAAGACCCCGCTGATCTACCGCGCCACTGCGCAGTGGTTCATCGGCATGGACAAAGAGCCTGTCAGCGGCGACACCCTGCGCAAGCGCGCGCTCAAAGCCATCGAAGAGACTCAGTTCGTTCCGGCCTGGGGCCAGGCGCGCCTGCACTCGATGATCGCCAACCGGCCGGATTGGTGCATCTCCCGTCAGCGCAACTGGGGCGTGCCGATCCCGTTCTTCCTGAACAAGGAAAGCGGCGAGCTGCACCCACGTACCGCCGAGCTGATGGAGGAAGTCGCCAAGCGCGTCGAAGTCGAAGGCATCGAAGCCTGGTTCAAGATGGACGCCGCCGAGTTGCTCGGTGACGAAGCGCCACAATACGACAAAATCAGCGACACCCTGGACGTCTGGTTCGATTCGGGCACCACGCACTGGCACGTCCTGCGCGGTTCGCACCCGATGGGCCACGAAACCGGCCCGCGTGCCGACCTGTACCTGGAAGGTTCGGACCAACACCGTGGCTGGTTCCACTCGTCGTTGCTGACCGGTTGCGCCATCGACAACCACGCGCCGTACCGCGAGCTTCTGACCCACGGCTTTACCGTCGACGAGTCCGGTCGCAAGATGTCCAAGTCCCTGGGCAACGTGATCGCGCCGCAAAAGGTCAACGACACTCTGGGCGCAGATATCATGCGTCTGTGGGTCGCTTCCACCGATTACTCGGGTGAAATGGCGGTTTCCGACCAGATCCTGCAACGCAGTGCGGACGCCTACCGGCGGATCCGTAACACCGCGCGCTTCCTGCTTTCCAACCTGACCGGTTTCAACCCGGCCACCGACATCCTGCCGGCCGAAGAAATGCTTGCGCTGGACCGTTGGGCCGTGGACCGCACCTTGCTGCTGCAACGCGAGTTGCAAGAGCACTACGGTGAATACCGCTTCTGGAACGTCTACTCCAAGATCCACAACTTCTGCGTGCAGGAGCTGGGCGGTTTCTACCTCGACATCATCAAGGACCGTCAGTACACCACTGGCGCCAACAGCAAGGCCCGCCGTTCGGCGCAAACCGCGCTGTACCACATCTCCGAAGCGCTGGTGCGCTGGATCGCGCCGATCCTTGCCTTCACCGCCGACGAACTGTGGGAATACCTGCCGGGCGAGCGTAACGAATCGGTGATGCTCAACACCTGGTACGAAGGCCTGACCGAATTGCCGGACAACGTCGAACTGGGCCGCGCCTACTGGGAGCGGATCATGGCGGTGAAGGTCGCGGTCAACAAGGAAATGGAAATCCAGCGCGCGGCCAAGGCCGTCGGTGGCAACCTGCAAGCCGAAGTGACGCTGTTCGCCGAAGACGCTCTGAGCGCCGACCTGGCCCAGCTGAGCAACGAACTGCGCTTCGTGCTGATCACCTCGACCGCGAGTGTGGCGCCTTTTGTTCAGGCACCTGCGGACGCGGTAGTCACCGAAGTCAGCGGCCTGAAGCTGAAAATCGTCAAGTCGGCCTTCGCCAAGTGCGCCCGTTGCTGGCACTGCCGTGAAGACGTCGGCGTGAACCCGGAGCATCCGGAAATCTGCGGTCGTTGCGTCGACAACATCAGCGGCGCTGGCGAGGTTCGTCATTATGCCTAA
- the ribF gene encoding bifunctional riboflavin kinase/FAD synthetase, with protein sequence MQLVRGLHNLRPQHRGCVATIGNFDGVHRGHQAILARLRERAIELGVPSCVVIFEPQPREFFAPDTAPARLARLRDKLQLLADEGVDRVLCLAFNHRLSKLSASEFVDTILVDGLGVQHLEVGDDFRFGCDRVGDFDFLQQAGIVQGFTVEAAQTVELDGIRVSSTQVRNALAAADFALAERLLGRPFQITGRVLHGQKLARQLGTPTANIQLKRRRVPLTGVYLVNVDIDGKTWPGVANIGVRPTVQGDGKAHLEVHLLDFAGDLYDRRLTVVFHHKLREEQRFASLEALKTAINADVAAARALSHLAPIANEEP encoded by the coding sequence ATGCAGCTGGTTCGAGGCCTCCACAACCTGCGCCCCCAGCATCGGGGCTGTGTCGCCACTATTGGCAACTTTGACGGTGTTCACCGTGGCCACCAGGCTATCCTGGCGAGGCTGCGTGAGCGCGCTATCGAGTTGGGCGTGCCCAGCTGCGTGGTGATTTTCGAGCCGCAGCCGAGAGAATTCTTCGCCCCGGACACGGCCCCGGCCCGTCTGGCCCGGCTGCGGGACAAACTGCAGCTGCTGGCCGACGAAGGTGTCGACCGGGTCCTGTGCCTGGCCTTCAATCATCGTCTGAGCAAGCTCAGCGCCAGTGAGTTCGTCGATACGATTCTGGTCGACGGCCTCGGCGTCCAGCACCTGGAGGTCGGTGACGACTTCCGGTTCGGCTGTGACCGGGTAGGGGATTTCGATTTCCTGCAGCAGGCCGGCATCGTTCAGGGCTTTACCGTCGAAGCGGCGCAAACCGTCGAGCTGGACGGCATTCGCGTCAGCAGCACCCAGGTCCGTAATGCCTTGGCCGCTGCCGATTTTGCCTTGGCCGAGCGACTGCTCGGGCGACCGTTCCAGATCACCGGGCGGGTCCTGCACGGTCAGAAGCTGGCGCGCCAACTGGGTACGCCAACTGCCAACATTCAACTCAAGCGTCGTCGCGTGCCGCTGACCGGGGTTTACCTGGTCAACGTCGACATCGACGGCAAGACCTGGCCAGGTGTCGCCAACATTGGCGTGCGGCCAACGGTACAAGGGGATGGCAAAGCCCACCTCGAAGTACACCTTTTAGATTTTGCCGGCGATCTGTATGACCGGCGTTTGACGGTGGTTTTCCACCACAAGCTGCGTGAAGAGCAGCGTTTCGCCTCTCTGGAGGCGCTTAAGACGGCGATCAATGCGGATGTTGCCGCCGCCCGTGCCCTGTCGCACCTAGCGCCAATCGCTAATGAAGAGCCTTAA
- the murJ gene encoding murein biosynthesis integral membrane protein MurJ, whose amino-acid sequence MNLLKSLAAVSSITMLSRILGFVRDTLIARTFGAGMATDAFFIAFKLPNLLRRIFAEGAFSQAFVPILAEYKSQKGEEATRTFIAYVSGLLTLVLALVTALGILAAPWVIWATAPGFTDTPEKFELTSNLLRVTFPYILLISLSSLAGAILNTYNRFSVPAFVPTLLNVSMIVFSVFLTPYFDPPVMALGWAVLVGGLAQLLYQLPHLKKIGMLVLPRLNLRDSGVWRVMKQMLPAILGVSVSQISLIINTIFASFLVAGSVSWMYYADRLMELPSGVLGVALGTILLPTLAKTYASKDRQEYSRILDWGLRLCFVLVLPCSLALGILAEPLTVSLFQYGQFSAFDASMTQRALIAYSVGLLGIIVIKVLAPGFYAQQNIRTPVKIAIFTLVVTQLFNLVLIGPLAHAGLALAISVGACINAGLLFYQLRKQQMYQPQPGWAKFGAKLVIAVLVMSAVLLAGMHFMPAWDQGHMLERFLRLGALVAAGVVSYFGMLLLMGFRLRDFNRKALS is encoded by the coding sequence ATGAATCTGCTCAAATCGTTGGCCGCCGTCAGCTCTATCACGATGCTTTCCCGGATTCTGGGGTTCGTTCGTGACACCCTCATCGCACGCACATTTGGTGCCGGGATGGCGACTGACGCCTTCTTTATCGCCTTCAAACTGCCCAATCTGCTGCGGCGAATCTTCGCCGAAGGGGCTTTTTCCCAGGCATTCGTGCCGATCCTGGCTGAATATAAGAGCCAGAAAGGCGAGGAGGCGACGCGAACCTTCATTGCTTACGTCTCCGGCCTGCTGACGCTGGTGCTGGCCCTGGTCACCGCGCTGGGCATACTCGCCGCGCCGTGGGTCATCTGGGCCACCGCACCGGGTTTCACCGATACCCCGGAAAAATTCGAGCTGACCTCAAATCTGTTGCGGGTGACCTTCCCTTATATATTGCTGATCTCCCTGTCCTCATTGGCCGGTGCGATCCTCAATACGTACAACCGCTTCTCGGTGCCGGCCTTCGTGCCGACCCTGCTCAACGTCAGCATGATCGTCTTTTCGGTGTTCCTGACACCGTACTTCGATCCTCCCGTCATGGCCCTGGGCTGGGCGGTGCTGGTGGGTGGTCTGGCGCAGTTGCTCTATCAACTGCCGCACCTGAAAAAGATCGGCATGCTCGTGCTGCCACGCCTGAATCTGCGCGACAGCGGCGTCTGGCGAGTAATGAAACAGATGCTGCCGGCAATTCTCGGTGTGTCCGTGAGCCAGATTTCTTTGATCATCAACACCATTTTTGCTTCGTTTCTGGTCGCCGGCTCCGTGTCGTGGATGTATTACGCAGACCGTTTGATGGAGTTGCCGTCCGGTGTGTTGGGCGTGGCATTGGGTACGATTTTGCTGCCGACCCTGGCCAAGACCTATGCCAGCAAGGATCGCCAGGAATACTCGCGCATCCTCGACTGGGGCCTGCGCCTGTGCTTCGTGCTGGTGCTACCGTGTTCGCTGGCACTGGGGATTCTGGCCGAACCGCTGACGGTTTCGCTTTTCCAGTACGGGCAATTCAGTGCGTTTGATGCTTCCATGACCCAGCGGGCGTTGATCGCTTACTCCGTCGGTTTACTCGGGATTATCGTGATCAAAGTGCTGGCGCCGGGCTTTTATGCGCAACAAAACATCCGCACCCCGGTAAAAATCGCGATTTTCACGCTGGTCGTTACCCAGTTGTTCAACCTGGTGCTGATCGGTCCGCTGGCTCACGCTGGTCTGGCCCTGGCCATCAGCGTCGGTGCCTGCATCAACGCCGGGCTATTGTTCTATCAGCTGCGCAAGCAACAGATGTATCAGCCGCAACCGGGCTGGGCCAAGTTCGGCGCCAAGCTTGTGATTGCGGTGTTGGTGATGTCTGCTGTGCTGCTGGCCGGGATGCACTTCATGCCGGCCTGGGATCAGGGGCATATGCTGGAGCGGTTCCTGCGCCTGGGCGCGTTGGTCGCTGCCGGCGTGGTCAGTTATTTCGGCATGCTGCTGTTGATGGGCTTTCGTTTGCGCGACTTCAATCGCAAGGCGTTGAGCTGA
- the rpsT gene encoding 30S ribosomal protein S20, giving the protein MANTPSAKKRAKQAEKRRSHNASLRSMVRTYIKNVVKAIDAKDAEKAQAAYVLAVPVIDRMADKGIIHKNKAARHKSRLNGHVKALNLAVAA; this is encoded by the coding sequence GTGGCCAACACACCTTCCGCCAAAAAACGTGCAAAACAGGCTGAGAAGCGTCGCAGCCACAACGCCAGCCTGCGTTCCATGGTTCGTACCTACATCAAGAATGTAGTTAAGGCCATCGACGCAAAAGACGCTGAAAAAGCTCAAGCAGCTTACGTTCTGGCTGTGCCAGTTATCGACCGTATGGCCGATAAAGGCATCATCCACAAGAACAAGGCAGCTCGTCATAAGAGCCGCCTGAACGGTCACGTCAAGGCTCTGAACCTTGCTGTTGCCGCATAA
- a CDS encoding CreA family protein: MRVAKGLLGLLLAMPLLASAEEIGQVSTVFKFVGPNDRIVVEAFDDPKVEGVTCYLSRAKTGGVKGGLGLAEDRAEASIACRQVGPINFKGELKDGDEVFKERTSLVFKTMQVVRFLDKKRNTLVYLVYSDRLIEGSPQNAVTAIPILPWTHAQ; the protein is encoded by the coding sequence ATGCGTGTGGCAAAAGGATTGTTGGGTCTGCTGTTGGCAATGCCGCTGCTGGCCTCGGCCGAGGAGATTGGTCAGGTGTCGACGGTGTTCAAATTCGTTGGCCCGAACGACCGTATCGTCGTCGAAGCATTTGATGATCCGAAGGTCGAGGGCGTGACGTGCTACCTGTCGCGGGCCAAGACGGGTGGCGTGAAGGGTGGTTTGGGCTTGGCTGAAGATCGCGCCGAGGCATCTATTGCTTGCCGCCAGGTCGGTCCGATCAACTTCAAGGGTGAACTGAAGGACGGTGACGAGGTGTTCAAGGAGCGCACGTCGCTGGTGTTCAAGACCATGCAAGTGGTGCGCTTCCTCGACAAGAAGCGCAATACGCTGGTGTATCTGGTCTACAGCGATCGCTTGATCGAAGGCAGCCCGCAGAATGCGGTGACGGCGATCCCGATCCTGCCGTGGACGCACGCCCAATAA
- the proB gene encoding glutamate 5-kinase produces the protein MRSKVTGAQRWVVKIGSALLTADGKGLDRAAMGVWVEQMVALHEAGVELVLVSSGAVAAGMSRLGWSVRPSAMHELQAAAAIGQMGLVQAWESSFAEHGRHTAQILLTHDDLSDRKRYLNARSTLRALVELKVIPVINENDTVVTDEIRFGDNDTLAALVANLVEADLLVILTDRDGMFDADPRNNPDANLIYEARADDPALDAVAGGTGGALGRGGMQTKLRAARLAARSGAHTIIVGGRIERVLDRLKAGERIGTLLSPERGMLAARKQWLAGHLQTRGTLVLDAGAVTALSQGNKSLLPVGVKLVQGSFRRGEMVVCVAPDGREIARGLANYSALEAQKIIGQSSEAIVGLLGYMAEPELVHRDNLILV, from the coding sequence ATGCGGAGCAAGGTGACAGGTGCGCAGCGTTGGGTCGTGAAGATCGGCAGCGCTTTGCTGACGGCGGACGGCAAAGGCCTGGATCGCGCGGCAATGGGTGTCTGGGTCGAGCAGATGGTGGCTTTGCATGAAGCCGGCGTCGAACTGGTGCTGGTGTCCTCCGGGGCAGTAGCGGCGGGGATGAGCCGCTTGGGCTGGAGCGTACGACCCAGTGCGATGCACGAGCTCCAGGCTGCCGCTGCGATCGGTCAGATGGGGTTGGTGCAGGCCTGGGAGTCGAGCTTTGCCGAGCATGGCCGGCATACCGCGCAGATTCTCCTGACACACGATGACTTGTCGGACCGCAAGCGCTACCTGAACGCCCGCAGCACCCTGCGTGCGCTGGTCGAGCTGAAAGTGATTCCGGTGATCAACGAAAACGACACCGTGGTCACCGACGAGATCCGCTTCGGCGACAACGACACCCTGGCGGCGCTGGTGGCCAACCTGGTCGAAGCAGACTTGCTGGTGATCCTTACCGACCGCGACGGCATGTTCGACGCTGATCCGCGCAACAACCCTGATGCGAACCTGATTTACGAAGCTCGCGCCGATGATCCGGCATTGGACGCCGTCGCTGGCGGTACCGGTGGTGCATTGGGTCGTGGCGGCATGCAGACCAAATTGCGCGCTGCGCGCCTGGCAGCGCGTTCCGGTGCGCACACCATCATCGTCGGCGGGCGCATTGAGCGCGTGCTGGATCGTCTGAAGGCGGGTGAGCGCATCGGCACCCTGTTGTCGCCTGAGCGCGGCATGCTGGCGGCGCGCAAGCAATGGTTGGCTGGTCACTTGCAAACCCGAGGCACGCTGGTGCTGGATGCGGGGGCGGTGACGGCGCTGTCCCAAGGCAACAAAAGTCTGCTGCCGGTTGGTGTCAAACTGGTCCAGGGCAGTTTTCGGCGCGGTGAAATGGTGGTGTGCGTGGCCCCGGACGGTCGTGAGATCGCCCGCGGCCTGGCCAACTACAGCGCGCTGGAAGCACAAAAAATCATCGGTCAGTCGTCTGAGGCGATTGTCGGTCTGTTGGGTTACATGGCTGAGCCAGAACTGGTTCACCGCGATAACCTGATTCTGGTCTGA
- the cgtA gene encoding Obg family GTPase CgtA translates to MKFVDEVSIRVKAGDGGNGCMSFRREKFIENGGPNGGDGGDGGSVYMIADENLNTLVDYRYTRHFDAERGSNGGSTDCTGKKGEELVLRVPVGTTVIDSATQEVIGDLTKAGQKLLVAHGGWHGLGNTRFKSSTNRAPRQTTPGKPGEARDLKLEMKVLADVGLLGLPNAGKSTFIRSVSAAKPKVADYPFTTLVPNLGVVSVDRWKSFVVADIPGLIEGASDGAGLGIRFLKHLSRTRLLLHLVDMAPLDDASAPDAAEVIVSELTKFSPSLAERDRWLVLNKCDQILEEEHDARVKEIVDRLEWTGPVYVISAISKLGTERLCHDIMRYMEDRADRLANDPVYKEELAELDQRIEDEARAQLQALDDQRALRRSGVKSVHDIGDDDWDEEDVDDEDGPEIIYVRD, encoded by the coding sequence ATGAAGTTTGTTGATGAAGTATCGATTCGAGTAAAGGCCGGTGACGGCGGCAACGGTTGCATGAGCTTCCGTCGCGAGAAATTTATTGAAAACGGCGGTCCGAACGGTGGTGACGGTGGTGACGGCGGCTCGGTCTACATGATCGCCGACGAAAACCTCAACACACTGGTGGACTACCGTTACACCCGGCACTTCGATGCCGAGCGCGGTTCCAACGGCGGCAGCACCGACTGCACCGGTAAAAAAGGTGAAGAGCTGGTCCTGCGTGTTCCGGTCGGCACCACCGTCATCGACTCCGCCACTCAGGAAGTGATCGGCGACCTGACCAAGGCGGGCCAGAAACTGCTGGTGGCTCATGGCGGCTGGCACGGTCTGGGCAACACCCGTTTCAAATCCAGTACCAACCGTGCTCCGCGTCAGACCACTCCGGGCAAACCGGGTGAGGCGCGTGATCTCAAGCTGGAAATGAAAGTGTTGGCTGACGTCGGTCTGCTGGGCTTGCCGAACGCCGGTAAAAGTACCTTCATCCGCTCGGTCTCGGCCGCCAAGCCGAAAGTCGCCGACTACCCGTTCACCACGCTGGTGCCGAACCTGGGTGTGGTCAGCGTCGATCGCTGGAAGAGCTTCGTGGTCGCGGACATTCCGGGTCTGATCGAAGGCGCTTCCGATGGCGCGGGCCTGGGGATTCGCTTCCTCAAGCACTTGTCGCGTACCCGTCTGCTGCTGCACCTCGTGGACATGGCGCCGCTGGATGACGCCAGCGCTCCGGATGCTGCTGAAGTGATCGTCAGCGAGCTGACCAAGTTCAGCCCGTCCCTGGCTGAGCGTGATCGTTGGCTGGTGCTGAACAAGTGCGACCAGATCCTTGAAGAAGAGCACGATGCTCGCGTCAAGGAGATCGTTGATCGCCTGGAATGGACTGGTCCGGTCTACGTGATCTCCGCCATCTCCAAGCTGGGCACCGAGCGTCTGTGCCACGACATCATGCGTTATATGGAAGATCGCGCTGATCGTCTGGCGAACGACCCTGTCTACAAAGAAGAACTGGCCGAGCTCGATCAGCGCATCGAAGACGAAGCTCGTGCTCAGCTGCAGGCGCTGGATGACCAGCGTGCCCTGCGTCGCAGCGGCGTGAAGTCGGTTCACGATATCGGCGACGATGATTGGGACGAAGAAGATGTGGATGACGAAGACGGTCCGGAAATCATTTACGTGCGTGACTGA
- the rpmA gene encoding 50S ribosomal protein L27: protein MAHKKAGGSTRNGRDSEAKRLGVKMYGGQVIIPGNIIVRQRGTQFHAGYGVGMGKDHTLFAKIDGVIKFEVKGAFNRRYVSIVPKTEVVAA from the coding sequence ATGGCACACAAAAAAGCTGGTGGTAGTACCCGTAACGGTCGCGACTCAGAAGCCAAACGCCTTGGCGTGAAGATGTATGGCGGCCAGGTTATCATTCCGGGCAACATCATCGTGCGTCAGCGCGGCACCCAATTCCACGCCGGTTACGGTGTTGGCATGGGTAAAGATCACACTCTGTTCGCTAAAATCGACGGCGTGATCAAGTTCGAAGTAAAAGGCGCTTTCAACCGCCGTTACGTGAGCATTGTCCCGAAGACTGAAGTCGTCGCGGCATAA
- the rplU gene encoding 50S ribosomal protein L21, which produces MSYAVIVTGGKQYKVAPGEYLKIEKLEIATGESVTFDRVLLVANGDDVNIGAPVVAGATVVAEVISQGRHDKVRIIKFRRRKHHMKRMGHRQWYTEIKITGIQA; this is translated from the coding sequence ATGTCGTACGCAGTAATTGTTACTGGTGGCAAGCAATACAAGGTCGCCCCAGGTGAATACCTGAAGATCGAAAAACTGGAAATCGCTACCGGCGAATCCGTTACTTTTGATCGCGTTCTGTTGGTCGCCAATGGCGATGACGTGAACATCGGCGCTCCAGTTGTTGCTGGCGCTACCGTTGTGGCTGAAGTGATCTCCCAAGGTCGTCACGATAAAGTCCGCATCATCAAGTTCCGTCGTCGTAAGCACCACATGAAGCGTATGGGCCACCGCCAGTGGTACACCGAGATCAAAATCACCGGTATTCAGGCTTAA
- a CDS encoding polyprenyl synthetase family protein, protein MQPQAFYRAVADDFSAVDGIIKKQLTSRVPLVSKIGDYITSAGGKRLRPLLVLLCGKALGREGDDLRLLAATIEFLHTATLLHDDVVDMSGMRRGRSTANAMWGNAPSVLVGDFLYSRSFEMMVELGSMPVMKILSQATRIIAEGEVLQLSKVRDASTTEETYMEVIRGKTAMLFEASTHSAAALAGATPEQSEALRTFGDHLGVAFQLVDDLLDYKGDAQTLGKNVGDDLAEGKPTLPLIYTMREGTPEQAALVRKAIQKGGIEDLESIREAVEASGSLDYTANLARDYVARAIKCLDALPASEYRDALVELSEFAVARTH, encoded by the coding sequence ATGCAACCCCAAGCTTTCTACCGCGCGGTGGCGGACGATTTTAGCGCCGTCGACGGCATCATCAAGAAGCAGCTGACTTCCCGAGTGCCGCTGGTATCGAAAATCGGCGATTACATTACCTCGGCTGGCGGTAAACGCCTGCGTCCTCTATTAGTGCTGCTGTGTGGCAAGGCCCTGGGTCGCGAAGGCGATGACCTGCGCCTGCTGGCCGCAACCATTGAGTTCCTGCACACCGCCACCCTGCTGCACGACGACGTGGTCGACATGTCCGGCATGCGTCGTGGCCGCTCGACCGCCAACGCCATGTGGGGCAATGCGCCAAGCGTACTGGTGGGCGACTTCCTGTACTCACGCTCCTTTGAAATGATGGTCGAACTGGGCTCCATGCCGGTGATGAAGATCCTTTCGCAAGCCACGCGCATCATCGCCGAAGGCGAAGTGTTGCAGCTGTCCAAGGTCCGTGACGCCAGCACCACCGAAGAAACCTACATGGAAGTCATCCGCGGCAAGACCGCGATGCTCTTCGAAGCTTCGACCCACAGTGCGGCGGCCCTGGCCGGTGCCACACCGGAACAGAGTGAAGCGCTGCGTACCTTCGGTGATCACCTGGGCGTGGCTTTTCAACTGGTCGACGACCTGCTGGACTACAAGGGCGACGCGCAAACCCTGGGCAAGAACGTCGGTGACGATCTGGCCGAAGGCAAACCGACCCTGCCGCTGATCTACACCATGCGTGAAGGTACGCCGGAGCAGGCTGCCCTGGTGCGCAAGGCAATCCAGAAAGGTGGCATCGAAGACCTGGAAAGCATCCGCGAAGCGGTAGAAGCGTCTGGCTCGCTGGATTACACCGCAAATCTGGCCCGTGATTACGTGGCCCGTGCGATCAAATGCCTCGATGCGCTGCCAGCCAGCGAGTACCGCGATGCATTGGTTGAATTGAGTGAGTTCGCGGTAGCCCGCACGCACTGA
- a CDS encoding zinc ribbon domain-containing protein YjdM, whose product MSTLPPCPKCNSEYTYEDGAQLICPECAHEWSAGGEAEAASDDTVKKDSVGNVLQDGDTITVIKDLKVKGTSLVVKVGTKVKNIRLCDGDHDIDCKIDGIGPMKLKSEFVRKV is encoded by the coding sequence GTGAGCACGTTGCCACCCTGCCCAAAATGCAATTCCGAATACACCTATGAAGACGGCGCACAGCTGATCTGCCCCGAGTGCGCCCACGAGTGGTCCGCCGGCGGCGAAGCCGAAGCGGCGTCCGATGACACCGTGAAAAAGGATTCGGTCGGCAACGTCCTGCAGGACGGCGACACCATCACCGTGATCAAGGACCTGAAGGTCAAAGGCACGTCGCTGGTGGTCAAGGTCGGCACCAAGGTCAAGAACATCCGCCTGTGCGATGGCGATCACGACATCGACTGCAAGATCGACGGCATCGGCCCGATGAAGCTCAAATCCGAGTTCGTCAGAAAAGTCTGA